A single window of Syngnathus acus chromosome 23, fSynAcu1.2, whole genome shotgun sequence DNA harbors:
- the nampt1 gene encoding nicotinamide phosphoribosyltransferase, producing MEHRDADFNILLATDSYKVTHYKQYPPNTSKVYSYFECRENRTDATKSRKVKYDKTVFYGLQYILHKYLKGKVITPEKIQEAKEVYREHFQDDVFNEKGWTYVLEKYNGHLPIEIKAVPEGSVIPRGNVLFTVESTDPECYWLTNWVETILVQSWYPITVATNSREQKKILARYLLDTSGNLEGLEYKLHDFGYRGVSSQETAGIGASAHLVNFKGTDTVAGIGVIKKYYGTKDPVPGFSVPAAEHSTITAWGKDHEKDAFEHIIKQFPNVPVSIVSDSYDIYNACEKIWGEDLRGLIESRSADAPLVVRPDSGNPLDTVLKVLEILGKKFPPEENSKGFKLLPPYIRVIQGDGVDINTLQEIVEGMKQHRWSIENVSFGSGGALLQKLTRDLLNCSFKCSYVVTNGLGVNVFKDPVADPNKRSKKGRLSLHRTQSGEFVTLEEGKGDLEEYGEDLLHTVFQNGKIVRTYTFDQVRDNAKLKESELD from the exons ATGGAGCACCGGGACGCCGATTTCAACATCTTGCTCGCCACCGATTCCTACAAG GTAACGCATTACAAACAATACCCCCCCAACACCAGCAAAGTTTATTCCTATTTTGAGTGCCGCGAGAATAGGACGGATGCCACCAAAAGCAGAAAGGTCAAATATGACAAAACGGTCTTCTATGGTCTTCAGTACATCCTCCACAAATACCTCAAAG GAAAAGTAATCACTCCGGAGAAAATCCAGGAAGCCAAGGAGGTTTACCGAGAACACTTCCAGGATGACGTTTTTAACGAGAAAGGCTGGACATACGTCCTGGAG AAATACAACGGCCACCTGCCCATTGAAATTAAGGCGGTCCCGGAAGGGAGCGTCATCCCCCGCGGCAACGTCTTGTTCACGGTGGAGAGCACCGATCCAGAATGCTACTGGCTCACCAACTGGGTGGAG ACCATCCTAGTGCAGAGCTGGTACCCTATCACCGTGGCAACCAACTCCAGGGAGCAGAAGAAGATTCTCGCCAGGTATCTCCTGGACACATCCGGGAACTTGGAAGGACTCGAGTACAAACTACACGACTTTGGCTACCGGGGCGTCTCCTCGCAAGAG ACTGCCGGCATTGGCGCTTCTGCTCACTTGGTCAACTTTAAGGGCACGGACACAGTCGCCGGCATCGGTGTGATTAAGAAGTACTATGGCACCAAGGACCCAGTCCCGGGGTTCTCTGTACCTGCTGCAGAACACAG CACCATCACAGCGTGGGGCAAGGACCACGAGAAGGACGCTTTTGAGCACATCATCAAGCAGTTCCCCAACGTGCCCGTCTCTATCGTCAGCGACAGCTACGACATCTACAACGCCTGCGAGAAGATTTGGGGCGAAGACCTGCGCGGGCTCATCGAGTCGCGCAGCGCCGACGCGCCGCTCGTCGTGCGGCCCGACTCGGGGAACCCCCTCGATACGGTGTTGAAG GTTTTGGAGATCCTGGGTAAGAAGTTCCCCCCAGAAGAAAATTCCAAAGGATTCAAGCTTCTGCCTCCGTACATCCGAGTCATTCAAGGAGATGGCGTGGACATTAACACACTACAGGAG ATAGTGGAGGGGATGAAGCAGCACCGTTGGTCCATTGAGAACGTTTCCTTCGGCTCCGGCGGCGCGTTGCTGCAGAAACTGACCAGAGATCTGCTCAATTGCTCCTTCAAATGTAGCTACGTGGTCACAAATGGACTCGGG GTGAACGTGTTCAAGGACCCTGTGGCGGACCCCAACAAGAGGTCAAAGAAAGGTCGCCTGTCTCTGCACCGGACTCAAAGTGGGGAGTTTGTCACTCTCGAGGAAGGCAAAGGTGACCTGGAGGAGTACGGAGAG GACCTGTTGCACACGGTCTTCCAGAACGGCAAGATTGTGCGGACGTACACGTTTGACCAAGTCAGAGACAATGCCAAGCTCAAGGAGAGTGAGCTTGACtag
- the LOC119116865 gene encoding gamma-secretase-activating protein isoform X2: MLKLQPKFDLRRDVEADIRRKEATVCRVKDYSGAVEILILNTERDGCILYSWKGSTGTTRVGKYDSSTKQNKLLYTFDKQVYVSSCSLNKEETLLAVSLAQNTHGEEHLKPMSKCLTLLIEIHPINNTKVLKAVDCRVKVQFLYPESERGSVHESHLLLLTEDGYVDQYHVLLTRHDGYKVVLANPERLSKMAERVVEDFCWVQWDVHTQRLYYLTQADKFLLRCVQFYDNRNCETVLELPLEMPANAFSAVKFVNLGFDHHYAEKPERVKIEVFTNRLGSMCVCYSRPSRDKAELIYSVVLIHKDCSKTFRVTLGQPARDALQLQPLFIPIGYYVVVYLHKRFLHCINSRQQEMLCHSLFLSGDDADLGLPSKSGKFTVLHKEESSSTAMLDPVGGTIHDVQLSSARLLQILHSPSGRANNMADAQRLAALHCLLLHSGDDPNVELEIIEWLCDNLNVVDSFNQIQEFILASLYKISYQRSLSQDKLLPCSSVFDMKEVPACLATIPGVLSTTRLHIESVFKGQAKSLQGFWSELQWNTERTTYFEVDPNPRYKTSYIEAYWSKLMAEEASSHMTHVLENTKKVLAMVDTWDLGRKLVPLFQEEDHHQRLLIGLTVEKLRGHLNTHLPRLGKKKIDSLVINYVAKLLELIRHMLESVWQKHKLGPHVLCLTQRGGPGDWAVFHFMLRILEATRGLCMPLPPGYHTLLAALALRCLPRHTFLQYVDHRFLQLTETFVSRLMTDLDNSAANEKLKFSVLKRLPEENRFYHMWDHPVTSVSISRDYVKNLLGRHNKNKGFAFTGRDNTSFGAEFLPLAYLAKVLSNIEEQALNPFEEQGNVDATFVEETALKQTLILLGFEGK; the protein is encoded by the exons ATGTTAAAACTGCAGCCGAAGTTTGACCTGCGCAGAGATGTGGAGGCTGATATTCGGAGGAAGGAGGCGACGGTGTGCAGGGTGAAAG ACTACTCAGGAGCGGTGGAAATTTTGATCCTCAACACTGAGAGAGATGGGTGCATCCTTTACTCCTGGAAG GGATCAACAGGGACCACCAGAGTCGGGAAATATGATTCGAGCACGAAGCAGAATAAG CTCCTTTACACTTTCGACAAGCAGGTTTATGTCAGCAGCTGCTCCCTAAACAAGGAGGAGACATTATTAG CTGTTAGCTTGGCACAAAACACCCATGGCGAGGAGCACCTGAAACCAA TGTCTAAGTGCTTGACGCTCCTGATTGAGATCCATCCAATCAACAACACCAAGGTCTTAAAGGCGGTCGACTGCAGGGTCAAAGTTCAG TTCCTCTATCCCGAAAGCGAGCGTGGATCAGTGCACGAGAGCCACTTGTTGCTTTTAACTGAGGACGGAT ATGTGGATCAGTACCACGTCCTGCTTACCAGACACGATGGTTACAAAGTG GTGCTGGCCAATCCCGAGCGTTTATCCAAGATGGCCGAGCGGGTGGTGGAGGATTTTTGCTGGGTCCAATGGGACGTGCACACGCAGAGGCTGTACTATCTCACCCAGGCG GACAAGTTCCTGCTGCGATGTGTGCAGTTCTACGACAACCGCAATTGCGAAACTGTG TTGGAGCTCCCATTAGAGATGCCGGCTAATGCTTTCAGCGCCGTCAA gTTTGTGAACCTCGGTTTCGACCACCATTACGCGGAGAAGCCCGAGCGAGTCAAGATAGAAGTATTCACAAACCGATTAG GAAGCATGTGCGTGTGCTACAGCCGACCCTCTCGCGACAAAGCCGAGCTCATCTATTCCGTGGTTCTGATCCACAAAG actgcAGCAAGACTTTCCGGGTCACTTTGGGTCAGCCCGCTCGGGACGCCCTGCAGCTCCAGCCGCTTTTCATCCCGATAg GTTACTACGTGGTGGTGTATCTGCATAAGCGCTTCCTGCACTGCATCAACAGCAGGCAGCAGGAGATGCTGTGCCACTCGCTCTTCCTGTCTG GAGATGACGCCGACTTGGGCCTACCGTCAAAGTCCGGAAAGTTCACCGTACTGCACAAAGAGGAGTCGTCAAGCACGGCCATGTTGGACCCGGTAGGCGGGACTATCCACGATGTCCAACTCAGCTCCGCCCGCCTTCTGCAAATCCTCCACTCACCATCTGG GAGAGCCAACAACATGGCCGACGCTCAACGCCTGGCCGCCCTTCACTGCCTGCTTCTTCACAGCGGAGATGACCCAAACGTGGAGCTGGAG ATTATTGAGTGGCTGTGTGACAATTTAAACGTTGTAGACTCTTTCAACCAGATTCAGGAGTTCATTCTAG caTCTTTATACAAAATAAGCTACCAGAGGTCACTCAGCCAGGATAAACTTCTGCCTTGCTCCTCGGTGTTTGACATGAAG GAGGTACCGGCGTGTCTGGCGACGATCCCCGGCGTGCTGTCCACTACTCGATTGCATATCGAGTCAGTTTTTAAAGGCCAG gccaAGAGTCTCCAGGGCTTCTGGTCCGAGCTGCAGTGGAACACAGAAAGGACAACATATTTTGAAGTGGATCCCAACCCCAGATACAAAACGTCTTATATTGAAGCATACTGGAGCAAACTT ATGGCTGAGGAAGCATCTAGTCACATGACTCATGTGTTGGAGAACACTAAGAA ggtccTTGCCATGGTGGACACTTGGGATCTTG gcaggaagctggtgccacTTTTCCAAGAGGAGGACCACCACCAGAGGTTGCTCATAGGCCTG ACGGTGGAGAAGCTGCGAGGGCATCTGAACACGCACCTGCCTCGCCTTGGCAAGAAGAAGATCGATTCCCTGGTTATCAACTATGTAGCCAAACTG ctggAGCTGATCAGACACATGCTGGAGTCAGTCTGGCAGAAGCACAAGCTGGGCCCTCATGTTCTATGCTT AACACAGCGGGGCGGTCCAGGCGATTGGGCCGTCTTTCACTTCATGCTTCGGATCCTGGAAGCCACTCGGGGTCTCTGCATGCCCCTCCCACCTG GCTATCACACTCTGCTAGCGGCGTTGGCTTTGCGTTGCCTCCCTCGTCACACTTTCCTACAGTACGTCGACCACCGCTTCCTGCAGCTGACGGAAACCTTCGTGTCTCGACTCATGACAG ATTTGGACAACAGCGCGGCCAATGAGAAACTCAAGTTCAGTGTATTAAAACGACTTCCCGAG GAAAACAGATTCTACCATATGTGGGATCATCCTGTCACTTCGGTTTCCATCTCCAGAGATTACGTCAAGAATCTGTTGGGGagacacaacaaaaacaag ggATTTGCTTTCACGGGCAGAGACAACACGAGTTTCGGAGCAGAGTTCCTGCCTCTGGCGTACCTGGCCAAAGTGCTTTCTAATATCGAGGAGCAAG CTCTGAATCCCTTCGAGGAGCAGGGAAACGTGGACGCCACGTTTGTGGAGGAGACGGCTCTGAAACAGACACTCATTCTGCTGGGCTTTGagggaaaataa
- the LOC119116865 gene encoding gamma-secretase-activating protein isoform X1, with protein MLKLQPKFDLRRDVEADIRRKEATVCRVKDYSGAVEILILNTERDGCILYSWKGSTGTTRVGKYDSSTKQNKLLYTFDKQVYVSSCSLNKEETLLAVSLAQNTHGEEHLKPMSKCLTLLIEIHPINNTKVLKAVDCRVKVQFLYPESERGSVHESHLLLLTEDGYVDQYHVLLTRHDGYKVVLANPERLSKMAERVVEDFCWVQWDVHTQRLYYLTQADKFLLRCVQFYDNRNCETVLELPLEMPANAFSAVKFVNLGFDHHYAEKPERVKIEVFTNRLERSMCVCYSRPSRDKAELIYSVVLIHKDCSKTFRVTLGQPARDALQLQPLFIPIGYYVVVYLHKRFLHCINSRQQEMLCHSLFLSGDDADLGLPSKSGKFTVLHKEESSSTAMLDPVGGTIHDVQLSSARLLQILHSPSGRANNMADAQRLAALHCLLLHSGDDPNVELEIIEWLCDNLNVVDSFNQIQEFILASLYKISYQRSLSQDKLLPCSSVFDMKEVPACLATIPGVLSTTRLHIESVFKGQAKSLQGFWSELQWNTERTTYFEVDPNPRYKTSYIEAYWSKLMAEEASSHMTHVLENTKKVLAMVDTWDLGRKLVPLFQEEDHHQRLLIGLTVEKLRGHLNTHLPRLGKKKIDSLVINYVAKLLELIRHMLESVWQKHKLGPHVLCLTQRGGPGDWAVFHFMLRILEATRGLCMPLPPGYHTLLAALALRCLPRHTFLQYVDHRFLQLTETFVSRLMTDLDNSAANEKLKFSVLKRLPEENRFYHMWDHPVTSVSISRDYVKNLLGRHNKNKGFAFTGRDNTSFGAEFLPLAYLAKVLSNIEEQALNPFEEQGNVDATFVEETALKQTLILLGFEGK; from the exons ATGTTAAAACTGCAGCCGAAGTTTGACCTGCGCAGAGATGTGGAGGCTGATATTCGGAGGAAGGAGGCGACGGTGTGCAGGGTGAAAG ACTACTCAGGAGCGGTGGAAATTTTGATCCTCAACACTGAGAGAGATGGGTGCATCCTTTACTCCTGGAAG GGATCAACAGGGACCACCAGAGTCGGGAAATATGATTCGAGCACGAAGCAGAATAAG CTCCTTTACACTTTCGACAAGCAGGTTTATGTCAGCAGCTGCTCCCTAAACAAGGAGGAGACATTATTAG CTGTTAGCTTGGCACAAAACACCCATGGCGAGGAGCACCTGAAACCAA TGTCTAAGTGCTTGACGCTCCTGATTGAGATCCATCCAATCAACAACACCAAGGTCTTAAAGGCGGTCGACTGCAGGGTCAAAGTTCAG TTCCTCTATCCCGAAAGCGAGCGTGGATCAGTGCACGAGAGCCACTTGTTGCTTTTAACTGAGGACGGAT ATGTGGATCAGTACCACGTCCTGCTTACCAGACACGATGGTTACAAAGTG GTGCTGGCCAATCCCGAGCGTTTATCCAAGATGGCCGAGCGGGTGGTGGAGGATTTTTGCTGGGTCCAATGGGACGTGCACACGCAGAGGCTGTACTATCTCACCCAGGCG GACAAGTTCCTGCTGCGATGTGTGCAGTTCTACGACAACCGCAATTGCGAAACTGTG TTGGAGCTCCCATTAGAGATGCCGGCTAATGCTTTCAGCGCCGTCAA gTTTGTGAACCTCGGTTTCGACCACCATTACGCGGAGAAGCCCGAGCGAGTCAAGATAGAAGTATTCACAAACCGATTAG aac GAAGCATGTGCGTGTGCTACAGCCGACCCTCTCGCGACAAAGCCGAGCTCATCTATTCCGTGGTTCTGATCCACAAAG actgcAGCAAGACTTTCCGGGTCACTTTGGGTCAGCCCGCTCGGGACGCCCTGCAGCTCCAGCCGCTTTTCATCCCGATAg GTTACTACGTGGTGGTGTATCTGCATAAGCGCTTCCTGCACTGCATCAACAGCAGGCAGCAGGAGATGCTGTGCCACTCGCTCTTCCTGTCTG GAGATGACGCCGACTTGGGCCTACCGTCAAAGTCCGGAAAGTTCACCGTACTGCACAAAGAGGAGTCGTCAAGCACGGCCATGTTGGACCCGGTAGGCGGGACTATCCACGATGTCCAACTCAGCTCCGCCCGCCTTCTGCAAATCCTCCACTCACCATCTGG GAGAGCCAACAACATGGCCGACGCTCAACGCCTGGCCGCCCTTCACTGCCTGCTTCTTCACAGCGGAGATGACCCAAACGTGGAGCTGGAG ATTATTGAGTGGCTGTGTGACAATTTAAACGTTGTAGACTCTTTCAACCAGATTCAGGAGTTCATTCTAG caTCTTTATACAAAATAAGCTACCAGAGGTCACTCAGCCAGGATAAACTTCTGCCTTGCTCCTCGGTGTTTGACATGAAG GAGGTACCGGCGTGTCTGGCGACGATCCCCGGCGTGCTGTCCACTACTCGATTGCATATCGAGTCAGTTTTTAAAGGCCAG gccaAGAGTCTCCAGGGCTTCTGGTCCGAGCTGCAGTGGAACACAGAAAGGACAACATATTTTGAAGTGGATCCCAACCCCAGATACAAAACGTCTTATATTGAAGCATACTGGAGCAAACTT ATGGCTGAGGAAGCATCTAGTCACATGACTCATGTGTTGGAGAACACTAAGAA ggtccTTGCCATGGTGGACACTTGGGATCTTG gcaggaagctggtgccacTTTTCCAAGAGGAGGACCACCACCAGAGGTTGCTCATAGGCCTG ACGGTGGAGAAGCTGCGAGGGCATCTGAACACGCACCTGCCTCGCCTTGGCAAGAAGAAGATCGATTCCCTGGTTATCAACTATGTAGCCAAACTG ctggAGCTGATCAGACACATGCTGGAGTCAGTCTGGCAGAAGCACAAGCTGGGCCCTCATGTTCTATGCTT AACACAGCGGGGCGGTCCAGGCGATTGGGCCGTCTTTCACTTCATGCTTCGGATCCTGGAAGCCACTCGGGGTCTCTGCATGCCCCTCCCACCTG GCTATCACACTCTGCTAGCGGCGTTGGCTTTGCGTTGCCTCCCTCGTCACACTTTCCTACAGTACGTCGACCACCGCTTCCTGCAGCTGACGGAAACCTTCGTGTCTCGACTCATGACAG ATTTGGACAACAGCGCGGCCAATGAGAAACTCAAGTTCAGTGTATTAAAACGACTTCCCGAG GAAAACAGATTCTACCATATGTGGGATCATCCTGTCACTTCGGTTTCCATCTCCAGAGATTACGTCAAGAATCTGTTGGGGagacacaacaaaaacaag ggATTTGCTTTCACGGGCAGAGACAACACGAGTTTCGGAGCAGAGTTCCTGCCTCTGGCGTACCTGGCCAAAGTGCTTTCTAATATCGAGGAGCAAG CTCTGAATCCCTTCGAGGAGCAGGGAAACGTGGACGCCACGTTTGTGGAGGAGACGGCTCTGAAACAGACACTCATTCTGCTGGGCTTTGagggaaaataa